Genomic DNA from bacterium:
AAACCAGCACCTATTATTGATTCACTTAAAGAATGTGAAAAAATATGCGGAGAGTATTTACTTCGGGAAGTGATATCAAAGATAGGCTGGAAGAATTTAAACTATGGACTTTCAGCACAGCTTTATGTTGGTATCACGATCGGGGAATCACTTCCGCTTTTTGTTACGAACTGTGAAGCCAGACTATTTGAAAGTTCGGTTGATGCAAAACGAGTCTCCGAATTTTATCTTTTCACTGCTCATGGTGGATTGCCGCTTGAATCAGGCACATCCGGTGAAGATAACAAATCTGTTGCACTTTTTCGTTCATATAATTTAGTACACGCTAATCTGCTTCAGGAAATCCTTGATGTAGCTCCTCTCACCGTGCAAAAAGTTAAGCATATCCTTGAACAAATGGATAGAATAGTAAGTGATTTTGTAAAATTGTTCAGTTCATATTCAGAGGAATGCACGATTCTTCCGGAAGTGTACGGACAAATACAATCTAAAGTGATAAATGAATTATCAAAGAATGATTCTGACTTGCATCTATCAGCAGACGCGACACGGCTTGTTCAGATGTTTGAAGATCCGCATTCTTTGGGTGAAGTTCATACGCTTCACGGATTAAAAAGATATCTGCATCAAAGAGGACTTCAATTAGGATTTAAACTTGTCGATCAATCCAGGTCTCCCAACCAGAGCATAAATCTGATTTTGACAACGAACAGCAGAGTGTTGACAGTTGTCAGGAATATTAATTTTGCAAACTTTGAAGCAATTGAGGATGAAGGATTATCGTTCACAAAAATCCCATATCCCATCAGTGTTGTAATCGAAGCTTTTAAAAGGCAGATGCTTCACGGACTGGATAAATTTCCCACTGTGAATATTTTTTGTTACGGAAACGAAGTTCATTACTTCGTCTGGTTCAGAAATCATCCCGTCTTCATCAGAATTGATTATTCGCCTCCTTTGCAGGGCGGAATGATTGATCTGCAATATTTCGGCGTGAGTAATTATGAAATTGCTGATCATCCGAACATCTACCTTGACGCAATAAGATATTTATTTCAACATCTGGAGTTTGATGTTAAACTTGACGGCACTCATATTCATGCAAGATACGACAAAGAACGTGCACTTGATTTAAATCAGCTTTGCGGAAGAGTTGATTATCTTTTTTGTCTCTCTCCATATTTAATGGATCTTGATTGGGTTATCGGCTCTTTAAATCTTCCTTCTGACGCAAAGAAAAAAGTTGCAGCTGCATGGGCAGAGTTATTTAAGCAATGGGCAGTATTGCCATTTGATAAACTTATTACAAAGGACCGGCTAGGCATTGTGCAGGATATTTTAGTTACTACAGAAGGCGAACAGGAATTGATTTGGACAGGTGACGGAGATTATAAGGATAGATTTTCAGTTAATGTGGAACCTGAATTTTATCAAAATATATACAAGTCTGTGAATAATCTTGGATTAAGAATTCCAAAATTTTCCGAGACAAATTTTAGCTTACCCGGCCAAATTTATTGGGAAGAGCGTTTGCTCAACCATTTGAGAACAGCTGTTACGGAGGGTGAACTAATTGAAACTAGAGCAGGGTTTGAACGAGTATCGCCGGAATTATTTTCGAAAATTCACGAGGCGGATTGGTTTGCGGAGATAATCAATAAGGGAGAAAAAGAATTAGAATCTTCAATCGCTCTAGCCAAAGTAATAATACCATTCGAACAAACTTTAAAATTTCAGACTACTGGATTATTGGAAAGTTTTAAAGTGCAATCTGCAATTCTTCCGATGGTGGGGAATTCTCTGAAACTTTTTGTTCTTCGCGATAATAAAGGAATAATCCGTTCAGGTTTTTTTGTAACAGAAAACTCAATTCATCAGAAAAGGATAAATACTAATGTAGCCTGGCAAACAAATGTAAAGCTATCGCCAATTGAATTTATGTCTCTGCTTAGAGCGAATAACTATACCGTCACAGGATCTGAATCTGCAATTGAATTTCTTGAAGAGGAAGTAAAGAAATTTTATGATGAATTAAATATGCCGCATAAATATTCTGCAGGGATTCGTACAACAGGTGAAAAAATTGTTGCCGGTCTCCGGGCATCGCCCGGCAGAGCCGCCGGAAGAGTAATTCTGGGTTCAGAAGGGAGACATCCTGAAGATTTTGATGAACATATATTTGTAGCCGCTTCTGTCTCTCCCGATGAAAATACAATTCTCTATCACTCAGCCGGTATAGTTGCAACCGGAGGAGGTATATTAAGTCATGCCGGACTGATAGCAACTCAGTTCAATAAACCTGCAATTATTATTTCCGGGAATTGGAAACAGGGCATTGATGGTTCTATGATCCTTGTTTATCAAACTACTGAGTATCAAGTCGAACATAAAGTTCGCAACAATTTGAATCTCTCACTTTATTACGATTTGCATGACGTCGAATATCAAATGCAGGATGGTGATCTGGTTGTTCTCGATGCAAACCAGGGAGTACTGCAGGTTCTTGGACAGGAACGGGATACAATAGCTTTATTTGAAGAGTTGAAATCTCTTGGTAAAACAAATGAAGAAATTTCTAAAGTAACTGATGTGAAAGAGCTTCTGATTTTACGCGGAAAGAAACTCCACACACGGCATCAGATTGAAAAACTTCTCAGAAAGATTTCAGAACCGGTTCTCGCAAGGTATGTTGTGGAAGAAATTCTTGTTGGAAATTTTCTTGATGGAAATAAAAGTTCGCCGGATGAAAAAGCTTACCTACTGAAATTAATTTTATCGAATGAAAAAACCAGTAGTCTTGCAGAAGGATATATCTTACAAACGGTTAATGAAATAGAAAATAAGTTTCTGCTCTCGTATTCTAAAGCTGAACAGATCATTCCGTTTGCAAAACATCCTTTTGAAATTGTAATGCCAAGATTGGAAGCATTTGAGATATTCAAAATGATGAAAAGTGTAATAGCAGCCGTTGGTTCAAACGTCTTACAGGAAATTAAGATTCCTGAAAGTTTAATTGATAAAATTGATGAAATAAGTATTTCCCGATTGAAGGTGATTCGGGAAAGTATTTTTAATGAAATAGAAAATCTATCCCGACATTCGGAGAAAAAAGAATTTCTCAGACATCTGTTCAGACAAATAAAAAGGATTGATTTACTGCTTGATACATCTCCTCAAAAGAAAGAGCATATTGCACAGCTTGAAAAAAGATTTGAGATCAGGGATAAAATTTTAAGTGAACAATTATCGGATAAATTTATAATCAAACCTGCAGAAGGAGCGCTAGAATTGTCGTCGGGCATTGGTTGGAAAGCAGCTAACCTTGCGGAGCTTGAAGCTGTTGGAGGAAAAGGAAGAGTCCCTCCGTGGTTTGCTGTTACTGATAAAGCATTTCAAACAGTTCTTGATAAGCCATTGAATGAAAGTATTTCTGTTTCAGGAGAAAATCTGATTAAAGGTATATCTCTGCGGGAAGCAATAAATAAAATTATTTTATTATCTGACATCAGTAATAGAGAAAAATCTCTGCACATAAAAAATTTATGGGCTAGTGTATCGCTGCCGGAAGAAATCAACTTTAAAGTAATAGAAGCTTACCGTGAAATAGAAAAAGAATTTCTTACAAACTCAGTTGGGGTAAACGATTCTAAATTTTATGTTGCAATTCGTTCCTCTTCCTGTGAAGAAGATGCCGAGATTGCTGCTCGCGCAGGTGAATTTGAAACTTACTTGTTCATTACAGGGGAAGATTTTCTTATTGAATATTTAAAACGTACGTGGAGCGGTTTGTGGACTGAAAGAGCAATTCATAATCGATCAATTTTTGGTCATCAGAATGTTCCTGCATCTGGCGGAGTAATTGTTCAGCGAATTATTTGGTCGCGCGTTTCAGGTGTGCTTCAAACCATTAATGTTCCTAAAAAAGATTTGAGGGAAATTGTAATCAATGCGGGACTCGGTCTGGGTGAAGGTGTAGTTTCAGGAGCTGTTGCTGCAGATCAGATAATTGTTTCAAAAGAAGGCAATCTTGAAAAAGGTCCCCTGAAGTTTAACTATATAACTTCCGATAAAATGCATCAGTTTGTGTTCAACAAAAGAGCAGGATATGGAACCGTGATTTCCCCGACACTTTATCATCAGAGATTTCGTCCCGCATTGGAATATGTTGAATTGTGTGAACTTGTTGCTATGGCCTCAAAACTTGAATCTGCTTATGGCTATCCACTCGACATTGAATTTGGAATTGAAGGTACTAAGTTGTGGATTTTGCAAGTAAGACCGGTTGCAACCTTTTTACCGGCATTTAGAGAGACATTAAATAATTATCCTTTATCACTAAAGAGTAATAAATCTGCTCAGGAGAATATAAAATGATAAAGCGTGAAGAGTCATTGAAGTATCATACATCAGGTCGGAAAGGCAAAATTGAAATTCATCCGACGAAAGCTTGTTTAACTCCGCGTGAAATGCGTTTATGCTATCTGCCAGGTGCTTCATTTCCTTCCTCGGAAATTATTAAAGATAGCGCAAATGTTTTTCAATATACCTCAAAAGGAAATCTTGTCGGGGTAATTACGAATGGCTCTGCGGTTCCCGGACTGGGTGATGTTGGTCCTCTTGCTGCAAAACCAATGCAGGAAGGAATCGCAAGTATTTTTAAACGTCTTGCTGATATCGATGTATTCGATTTAGAACTCGATACAAAAAATCCCGAGCAATTTATAGAAACAGTAAAAGTTCTTGAACCAACATTCGGTGGAATTAATCTTAAAGATATCAAAGCACCTGAAGGTTTAGAAATTTATGAACGATTATGTGACAGTTTGAGCATTCCTGTCTTTCACGAGAACCTGCACGGTACTGCAGTTGTTGCAATTGCTGCTTTACTTAATGCTCTTGACCTGGTAGATAAAAAAATAGAGGCAATCCGGATTGTTCTTTGCGGTGCAGGAACAGTCGGCATTGGTTGTGCAAGATTGCTTCTTCAACTTGGAGTTAAATCAGAAAATTTATTAATGTATGATGTGAACGGACTTCTCCATCCGGATCGAAATGATCTGTCAAACTATCAACAGCCATTTGTAGTTAAAAATTCAGCGATGACTTTTGATAAAGGACTTGAAGGAGCGGATGTTTTTATCGGTGCTTCAGTTGGTGGAATACTCAAGCTTGAAATGATACGAAAGATGAACAGATTCCCGATAGTATTTGCTCTCGCGACTCCAGATCCTGAAATTGAATATGAAGCAGCTAAAAGCAGCAGACACGATGTAATTGTTGCTACCAGTTCTGCAAGATCACCAAATTCAATTCTTGATCTTTTAAGTTTTCCATATATATTCAGAGGGGCATTGGATGTTCAGGCTACACGAATTACCGATGGAATGCTGCTTGCAGCAGCACGTGCTCTGGCTGATCTTGCTCGTGATGAGGTAGTTGAAGAAGTTGAACGTGCTTATGGTTTTGAACATTTCAGTTTTGGTCCGGAATATTTACTCCCAAAACCAATTGATCCAAGAATATTTGTAAGAGAATCAACTGCAGTAGCTTTGCAGGCTATAAAGGATAACGTAGCAAAGACGAAAATTAAAAGTGAGGATTATCAGGAAAGTCTAACTGTCCGATTAGGTACGGGCCGGGACACAATGCGCAGATTGATTCTCAGAGCCCGTCAGGAAAATTCCGCGTTGTTTTTCCGGAAGGTACTAACGAAACTATTTTACGTTCTTGCAGTGTTCTGCTTGATGAAGGGATTGCAAAACCCATTCTTCTTGGTTCAGAAGATGAAATTGGAAAAGCAATTGACAGGCTTGGTCTTGAACTGCGCGGAGTCCAGATTATTGATCCAAATCATAGTCTCCGATTTAATACTTATGTAGATGAATATTTCCAGATGCGGCACAGGAGAGGTGTGATTCGTGCAAATGCAATAGATAAAGTTCGACATAAGGATTATTTTGCCGCTATGATGGTTCACTGCGGAGATGCCGATATGATGTTCGCAGGTCTTTCAACACATTATGTTGATACTTTAAGAATCTTTTTAGAAGTGATTGGACCCGAACCGGGTATAAAAAGAATTTCCAGTTACTATCTTGTTTTACTGCCAAAAGATGTCGTGATACTGGCTGATTGTGTTGTTAATATTGATCCTTCCGCAGACGAACTTGCAGAGATTGCACTGCTGTCGGCAAGGACAAGTCGTGCACTCGGAATAGAACCCATCGTTGGTATGCTGTCATATTCAAACTTTGGCAGCGTAGATAATCCTTCAGTCAAAAAAGTTAGAATTGCCACAGATATTGTCAAGAAAAAGTCCCCTGATTTAATTATTGATGGTGAAATGCAGCTTGCTACTGCACGTGATGAAGTAATCAGACAGGATTATTTTCCTTTCACAAAGCTAAGATCAAACGCAAATGTTTTAATTTTTCCTGATCTGCAATCTGCTAACTTAACGATGCAGTCATTGCAATATATGGGCGAGGCAGTCACTGTCGGACCTGTTTTGATGGGAACTAGATTACCGGTGCATCTTCTTCAGTACAGATCTACGGTTGAGGAAATAGTAAACCTGGTAACAGTTGCAGTAGTTCAGGCTTCTGAAATAAAAAAGAGCAGATAGAAATTATTTTGCGTCGCTTATAGATAGTCGAATCAGCTTAGCAAAGCAAGAAATACTCCGGCAGCGACAGCAGTTCCAATTACACCAGCTACATTAGGTCCCATTGCCGGCATTAGCGGATTTACTTTGCCGTTTGTATGCTTCGATACAAAATCCTGAACAACTCTTGCTGCCATTGGAACGGCTGAAACACCTGCGGCACCTATGCACGGATTTATTTTCTTTATCTCAGGCAGAAAGAGATTAAAAAGTTTAGCCAACAGAATTCCTCCGGCAGTACTGAATATAAAAGCGATTGCACCGAGAGCGAAAATCATTAATACTTCAGGACTCAAAAAAGTCTTACCGCTCATTGTTGCGCCAACCGCTGTTGCCAGAAATATCGTCACAATATCTATCAATGCACCGCCAGCTGTTTTTCTTAATCTTTCAGTTACACCACTTTCTCTTATCAGGTTTCCAAACATTAACATACCAATTAAAGGTGCACTAGACGGAATTGCTAGAGTTGCGATACCTCCGGATAAAATTGGAAAAATTTTTACAGCGGTTTCCGATACCGGTTTTACCTGGCGCATATCGATTTCTCTTTCCTTCTGAGTAGTGAGTAATCTCAGCACAGGCGGTTGAATTATCGGAACAAGAGACATATAACTATAGGAAGCAAGTGCAACAGGACCGAGAAGATGTGGTGCAAGTTTGGACGCAAGATAAATTGTCGTAGGACCGTCGGCACCGCCAATGATTCCGATACTTGCTGCTTCTTGTGGAGTGAACCCGAATAAATAGACGGATCCGATGGCTGCAACAAATACTCCCAATTGTGCGGCTGCACCCAAAAGGAAGGTGAATGGTCTGCTTAAAAGCGGTCTGAAGTCAGTGAGAACTCCAATACCAAGAAAAATTACCGGAGGTAAAAGTTCAGTTTCAACTCCACGACTGTAAATTAAAACGATAATGCCTTCATCGTAGGAGCCCATTTTTGCAAGAGGAAAATTTGCCAGTACAATTCCAAAAGCTATGGGAATCAGAAGCAGAGGTTCGTATCCTTTTTTAATTGCCAGATAAATGAGTAAACCTGAGATTGCAAACATAAACCAATTTTCCCAGCTTACGTTTGCAAAACCGGAGTCAAGCAGTAGTTTCGTTAGATCATCTACCATATTTTTTAATTTAATATGATTATTGGAGTTGAAGAATTTATTTCATCGCCAATTTTTACATTCACTTTTGAAACAATTCCATTGATTTGAGATTTAATATGGTGCTTTGCTTTCATAGCTTCAACATATGCAACCGTCTGTCCTTGTGTAACTGCATCACCTTCATGGACAAGGATATCAACTACCTGAACAATTCCCTCAAAAGGATGAAATATGGGAGTGCTTTTTACTGTTTCCGAATCAAGAACAGTTTGAGCCATAATTACTTTTCCAACTAATGTTGAAGCGGTTTGTATCGGTTCTGAAGTAACGATGAAAGTTCTTGTTTTACCATTCTCATCAACCGTACATTTTGTCCTGACCGGACCAGCAGAGATAGTCTCCACAACAGCTTCTTTTGATTTCTCTTCTTTTTTTGGTTCTTCTTTTTTCTTTAGTGGAATATCAATTTTTCCTTGGCCCATAAGAAGTCTGATGCCTTCATTTAACTCCATCTTCTTTCCAGGAACCATAGAAGCTAGCACAATAAAAATATTTTCATCAGTTATTGGAAGATTTCTCTCTTCGAGAGCTTTCTTTGCCGGTTCAATATTTTTTGGTGCAGCTTCCAAAGGATCACCTGTGAATACAGGTTTATTCAGCTGCTCGGAAGCTTTCTTTACAACTTCAGGATCAGGTGGTAGTGGTGTTTTACCGAAGTAACCAAGTACAGCTTTTCCATATCCGTCATCAATTTTTTCCCAACGGCCATACATCACATTGTTAAATGCCTGCAGCCAGTATTGCTGGCTCCCCGGAGTTACACTTGTCCACGCTCCGCCTGCTTCAACTACAACTGGAAATTCGGCAAGCACTTCACTGTATTTATGAAGTATTCCGGCTTTAACCATCATATGTACATTCGGACCAATTGCACCGCCAGGCATCGGAAATCCCAATACTCTTGCATCTGCAGTTGTTGTAGTTGGATTGAAGTCGTACTCTTTTAATCCCTCATCTAAAAGATTTTCGATCTCATCCATCTTAGCAATATTAATATCAAGAGAGTAACCTGTACCTTTTAATCCATGAGCCAGAGAGCGAACATCCGGCTGGACTGTTCCACTTGCCATCGGTCTAACTGAAAGATCGACTCCATTTACACCTGCATCAATTCCTGCCATGTAACAGGCAACTGCTGTACTTGCTGTGTCATGAGTATGCAGCCATAGTGGCATTTCAGGAGGCATTATTTTTTTTAAACCTATTACAGTGTCATAGATCGTTTTAGGATCAGTAGTGCCGCTTGCATCCTTCAAACAGATGCTGTCTATCTTCATCCCGCTCTCAAGAAGTCTTTTACCAATGTTGATATAAAAATCAGCTGTGTGCACTATGTCAGATTTGAATGGTAATCCCATCAATGCAATCGCAACCTGGTGATGCATTCCGGCATCAACAATAGGTTTTCCGGTTTTAATCAGGTTGTCAACATCATTCATGTAATCAAAATTTCTATCCCACGTTGTTCCGTGCTTCTTCATCAATTTTGCCTGGAGATCCAATCCTTCGATAGATTGATTTGTAAGTGTAACTCCTGAAACCGATCTCGTTAAAATTTGTAGATCAACATCAGGACCAACTGCATCCCTCATAGCCTGCATTGTATCAAACGGATGTTCACCCAAATAAAAAAGCGGTGCCTGGAATCGGGCGCCTCCTCCAAATTCAAAGTGTCTGATACCTGCTTCAACGGAAGCTTTCATTGCCGGCAGGTAATCATTCAACCTTACTTTGCCCCCAAATGAACTCTGAAGTCCATCTCTGAATGGTGTGAACATTACTCTGATTTTTTTTTGTTTTTCAGTGAATATCATTTTTGCTCCTCAATTTTTGTAATTCGTAAGTGAGGATAAGATTTGCTGTAATGATCGGTAATAGCATTCATCACTGCTGAATCATCAGCATCCATTGTTTCCGCAGCAAAGAATAAAATTAATAGACGAATTGAAAGTGAAAGGATACCAAGCACGAAGAAGACAATAGCAATTGCTATGAGACAATCAAGTAAGAAGTTCGAAGTTTCCACTAGCTATGTGAGAACAATTCAACAAACTTAAATTTTACATTTTCAACTTAACTTAATAAATCCTTAAAAGAAAGAATTATTAGTGTTAACAAGAATTGTTCCTGTGATCATTGAGCGATGATATTTTGTTCAGTGGAGATAAAATCCTTATTTTAAGCCCCGTTTTTGCTATTTATATAAAATTATTCCAAAAAAGTTTTTTATGAAATTAAGTAAATATTTTGTTCCTACTTTAAAAGAAGTTCCTACCGATGCAACTGTTACAAGCCATATTCTGATGCTTCGTGCAGGGATGATCAGAATGCTCTCTGCTGGAATTTATTCTTTTCTTCCACTTGGTTACAGAGTTGTAAGAAAAATTTCGCAAATAATAAGAGAAGAGATGGACGCAATCGGTGGACAGGAATTTCATCTTCCGGCACTCAATCCAAAAGAGATCTGGGAAGAAACAGGTAGAGTTGAAGCATTTGGTGATATTCTTTTTCATGTTAAAAACAGAGAATACGTTCTAGCACCGACTCACGAAGAAATTATAACTTACCATGCACGCAATGTTGTAAAATCATACAAAGATATGCCTCAGATATGGTATCAGATTCAAACCAAATTCAGGAACGAGCCACGACCAAGAAGCGGAGTTATTCGTGGGCGACAATTTTTAATGAAAGATGCATACACACTTGATGTTTCTTATGAAGCTCTTGATGTTGCGTATGGATTGCACGATAAAGCGTACAGAAAAATATTTGACAGATGCGGATTAAAATATTTTGTCGTTGGTGCTTCAAGCGGTGCAATGGGCGGAACAGGTTCTGAAGAATTTATGGTTAAATCTGAGGCAGGTGAAGATACAGTTGCATACTGTTCATCTTGTGGATACGCAGCGAATGTTGAAGTTGCCGAATCCAGGGTCGATATTATTGCAAGAGAAAACGAAAGTAAATCTGTTTACGAAATATCGACTCCAAATGTAAAATCAATTGATGAACTTTGTGAATTTTTAAAAATAGACGAATCAGTGTGTGCTAAATCCAGAGTTTATATTAATGATGGAAAAGAAATTTTGATTCTGATGCAGGGCAATGATGAAGTAAATGAATCGAAGCTCACAAAAGTGCTCGGAGGAAACGTCCGTCCGGCACATCCGGAAGAGTTGATGGAAATAACCGGTGCTGATGCTGGATCAATTGGACCAATTGGATTTAAAGGAAGAATTATTGCAGATTTAAAATTAAAAGATCGGAACAATCTTTTCAGCGGCGCAAATAAAAATGATTATCATATCGGTGGAATTGATGTGAGCAGAGACGTACCGACTCTCGAGTATGCTGATCTAAGAATTGTTCAATCCGGAGAAGGTTGTCCCAACTGTGACAACAAGCTTGAAGTGTTTACTGCTATTGAGCTTGGACACATTTTCAAGCTCGGAACAAAATATTCTGAAGCACTAAAGGCGTTGTATCTTGATGAAAAGGGAGAAGAGCGTCCGATTGTAATGGGAAGTTATGGAATAGGTGTTGAAAGAATTATGGCTTGTTATGTCGAGCAAAACCACGATGATAAAGGAATAATCTGGGATAAAGCTCTCGCACCATTCGATATTCATCTCATTGCATTGAATGTGAAGAATGAAAATGTGGTGTCAACCGCGGAAAAAATTTACAATGAATTAAGAAATGCCGGATATGAAGTTTTATTTGATGATCGTGATGCTGCAGCAGGATTTAAATTTAATGACGCCGATTTACTTGGTATGCCTGTTCAGATCGTAATTGGCGAGAAGAAAATAAAAGATGG
This window encodes:
- a CDS encoding proline--tRNA ligase; translated protein: MKLSKYFVPTLKEVPTDATVTSHILMLRAGMIRMLSAGIYSFLPLGYRVVRKISQIIREEMDAIGGQEFHLPALNPKEIWEETGRVEAFGDILFHVKNREYVLAPTHEEIITYHARNVVKSYKDMPQIWYQIQTKFRNEPRPRSGVIRGRQFLMKDAYTLDVSYEALDVAYGLHDKAYRKIFDRCGLKYFVVGASSGAMGGTGSEEFMVKSEAGEDTVAYCSSCGYAANVEVAESRVDIIARENESKSVYEISTPNVKSIDELCEFLKIDESVCAKSRVYINDGKEILILMQGNDEVNESKLTKVLGGNVRPAHPEELMEITGADAGSIGPIGFKGRIIADLKLKDRNNLFSGANKNDYHIGGIDVSRDVPTLEYADLRIVQSGEGCPNCDNKLEVFTAIELGHIFKLGTKYSEALKALYLDEKGEERPIVMGSYGIGVERIMACYVEQNHDDKGIIWDKALAPFDIHLIALNVKNENVVSTAEKIYNELRNAGYEVLFDDRDAAAGFKFNDADLLGMPVQIVIGEKKIKDGKCEMKIRRSGERFDVELREVDKKISEIF
- a CDS encoding sodium ion-translocating decarboxylase subunit beta, encoding MVDDLTKLLLDSGFANVSWENWFMFAISGLLIYLAIKKGYEPLLLIPIAFGIVLANFPLAKMGSYDEGIIVLIYSRGVETELLPPVIFLGIGVLTDFRPLLSRPFTFLLGAAAQLGVFVAAIGSVYLFGFTPQEAASIGIIGGADGPTTIYLASKLAPHLLGPVALASYSYMSLVPIIQPPVLRLLTTQKEREIDMRQVKPVSETAVKIFPILSGGIATLAIPSSAPLIGMLMFGNLIRESGVTERLRKTAGGALIDIVTIFLATAVGATMSGKTFLSPEVLMIFALGAIAFIFSTAGGILLAKLFNLFLPEIKKINPCIGAAGVSAVPMAARVVQDFVSKHTNGKVNPLMPAMGPNVAGVIGTAVAAGVFLALLS
- a CDS encoding biotin attachment protein is translated as MIFTEKQKKIRVMFTPFRDGLQSSFGGKVRLNDYLPAMKASVEAGIRHFEFGGGARFQAPLFYLGEHPFDTMQAMRDAVGPDVDLQILTRSVSGVTLTNQSIEGLDLQAKLMKKHGTTWDRNFDYMNDVDNLIKTGKPIVDAGMHHQVAIALMGLPFKSDIVHTADFYINIGKRLLESGMKIDSICLKDASGTTDPKTIYDTVIGLKKIMPPEMPLWLHTHDTASTAVACYMAGIDAGVNGVDLSVRPMASGTVQPDVRSLAHGLKGTGYSLDINIAKMDEIENLLDEGLKEYDFNPTTTTADARVLGFPMPGGAIGPNVHMMVKAGILHKYSEVLAEFPVVVEAGGAWTSVTPGSQQYWLQAFNNVMYGRWEKIDDGYGKAVLGYFGKTPLPPDPEVVKKASEQLNKPVFTGDPLEAAPKNIEPAKKALEERNLPITDENIFIVLASMVPGKKMELNEGIRLLMGQGKIDIPLKKKEEPKKEEKSKEAVVETISAGPVRTKCTVDENGKTRTFIVTSEPIQTASTLVGKVIMAQTVLDSETVKSTPIFHPFEGIVQVVDILVHEGDAVTQGQTVAYVEAMKAKHHIKSQINGIVSKVNVKIGDEINSSTPIIILN